One window of the Actinomyces procaprae genome contains the following:
- a CDS encoding transketolase family protein: MTAIAEANPLYDCRDAFADVLTELGEADERVVAVVNDSVGSSKLGGFAKRFPERIINVGIAEQNQVGVAAGLEGGGRLPIVSCAGSFLSARAMEQVKIDAAYSYRHMVLTAQSPGLAYGQLGSTHHSAEDVAWMRVIPNMTVIVPADPVETAAAVRWAVTEHDGPVYIRISRMKVPAVHADDYVFTPGRATTLRDGDDLTIITNGTVLHRALAAADALAQEGIRARVLSMACVKPLDEDAVLSAARETGRIITAEEGLAAGGLGGAVAELVTANQPVPVKRIGIPDTFAPTGSEGWLMDHWGISADGITAAAEELLA, encoded by the coding sequence ATGACCGCCATCGCCGAAGCGAACCCCCTGTACGACTGCCGTGACGCCTTCGCCGACGTCCTGACGGAACTGGGGGAAGCGGACGAGCGCGTCGTCGCCGTCGTCAACGACTCCGTGGGCTCCTCCAAGCTCGGTGGGTTCGCCAAACGCTTCCCCGAGCGCATTATCAACGTGGGTATCGCCGAGCAGAACCAGGTGGGCGTGGCCGCGGGACTCGAGGGCGGCGGCCGACTACCGATCGTCTCATGCGCCGGCTCCTTCCTGTCCGCCCGGGCGATGGAGCAGGTCAAGATCGACGCCGCCTACTCATACCGGCACATGGTGCTCACCGCCCAGAGCCCGGGCCTGGCCTATGGACAACTCGGCAGCACCCACCACAGTGCGGAGGACGTGGCCTGGATGCGGGTCATCCCCAACATGACGGTGATCGTTCCCGCCGATCCGGTCGAGACCGCCGCCGCCGTCCGCTGGGCGGTTACCGAGCACGACGGCCCCGTCTACATACGCATCTCACGGATGAAGGTGCCCGCCGTACACGCCGATGACTACGTGTTCACCCCGGGACGGGCAACCACGCTGCGCGATGGTGACGACCTGACCATCATCACCAATGGCACCGTGCTGCACCGGGCACTCGCCGCTGCAGACGCACTTGCCCAAGAGGGCATCCGTGCGCGCGTGCTGTCCATGGCCTGCGTCAAGCCGCTCGATGAGGATGCGGTGCTGTCCGCCGCTCGTGAGACGGGCCGGATCATTACCGCCGAGGAGGGACTCGCCGCCGGTGGGCTCGGGGGCGCGGTCGCCGAACTGGTTACCGCCAACCAGCCCGTGCCGGTGAAGCGAATCGGCATCCCAGACACCTTCGCGCCCACCGGCTCGGAGGGCTGGCTCATGGACCACTGGGGGATCAGCGCCGACGGCATCACGGCCGCCGCCGAGGAGCTGCTCGCCTAA
- a CDS encoding transketolase — MTVSVELPVLGRTTPDMSREEVIAHIKEGARLIRRKDLTLVANARMGHLGGEFSITDVLATLYLHILNVTPENLHDPERDRLILSKGHAACALYTTLAAAGLLDVADLETFVQPESRLNGHPNRLYVDAVEANTGPLGHGLPIAVGQAIAAQLDGSPRRVFVLTGDGELQEGSNWEALMFAAQRGLANLCVVADRNRLQQGATTEDTNDLTPLDDKARAFGMEVVDVDAHDIGALLDAFAAVPAASGKPTFIIAHSHKGHPISFMSDAVAWHHKLPTDAEVEQALAELEALA, encoded by the coding sequence ATGACAGTTTCTGTTGAACTGCCCGTCCTCGGGCGCACCACGCCCGACATGAGCCGGGAGGAGGTGATCGCGCACATCAAGGAGGGAGCGCGCCTCATCCGCCGCAAGGACCTCACGCTGGTGGCGAATGCTCGCATGGGCCACCTCGGCGGTGAATTCTCCATCACCGACGTACTGGCAACCCTTTACCTCCACATCCTGAATGTGACCCCGGAGAACCTGCACGACCCCGAGCGCGACCGTCTGATCCTTTCCAAGGGGCACGCGGCCTGCGCCCTGTACACCACGCTCGCCGCAGCCGGCCTGCTGGATGTGGCCGATTTGGAGACCTTCGTGCAGCCCGAGTCCCGACTCAACGGCCACCCAAACCGGCTGTACGTGGATGCCGTGGAGGCCAACACCGGGCCGCTGGGGCACGGTCTGCCGATCGCCGTCGGCCAGGCCATCGCCGCCCAGCTGGACGGCTCTCCCCGCCGTGTATTCGTCCTGACCGGTGACGGCGAACTGCAGGAGGGCTCCAACTGGGAGGCACTCATGTTCGCCGCCCAGCGCGGCCTGGCGAACCTCTGCGTGGTTGCCGACCGCAACCGCCTCCAGCAGGGCGCTACCACGGAAGACACCAACGATCTGACTCCGCTGGATGACAAGGCCCGCGCCTTCGGTATGGAGGTGGTGGATGTTGACGCGCACGACATCGGCGCCCTGCTGGATGCCTTCGCCGCCGTACCAGCCGCCTCCGGCAAACCCACCTTCATCATCGCCCACTCTCACAAGGGACACCCGATCTCCTTCATGTCCGACGCCGTCGCCTGGCACCACAAGCTGCCCACCGACGCCGAGGTGGAGCAGGCACTAGCAGAACTGGAGGCACTGGCATGA
- a CDS encoding sugar phosphate isomerase/epimerase family protein, producing the protein MSDTPVFGAGLWNFATYVDRYATDGYGDPRSTIEQIELAAEVGDISYVDLNYPFTAGVSLDDVKAALERTGLRAIGVTPDIYLREHQMGAFTNPDPDKRASAMAIMQGAADAVRELGARYVKIWPGQDGFDYPFQVDYKELSRLAVEGMRDLAKANPDLKFVIEYKPREPRTHMFWSSAAKTVLGIQQMGVDNVGVLLDFGHALFGGEAPAEAAQLLIDHGLLWGMDVNDNYRGWDDDMVVGTVHITEIFEFFHTLKKNNWEGVWQLDQFPFREDVVDNARTSIRFLKALHRALDNLDEAALADAQARQDPLAAQRVVQDALLTCMA; encoded by the coding sequence ATGTCTGACACCCCCGTTTTCGGCGCAGGCCTGTGGAACTTCGCCACCTACGTGGACCGTTACGCCACCGACGGCTACGGCGACCCCCGCTCCACCATCGAGCAGATCGAACTGGCCGCCGAGGTCGGCGACATCAGCTACGTGGATCTGAACTACCCCTTCACGGCCGGCGTGAGCCTCGACGACGTCAAGGCTGCCCTGGAGCGCACCGGCCTGAGGGCCATCGGCGTCACCCCGGACATCTACCTGCGTGAGCACCAAATGGGCGCCTTCACCAACCCGGACCCGGACAAGCGGGCCTCAGCCATGGCGATCATGCAGGGCGCCGCCGACGCCGTGCGCGAACTCGGCGCCCGCTATGTCAAGATCTGGCCCGGGCAGGACGGCTTCGACTATCCCTTCCAGGTGGACTACAAGGAACTCAGCCGCCTGGCCGTGGAGGGCATGCGCGATCTGGCCAAGGCCAATCCCGACCTGAAGTTCGTCATCGAGTACAAGCCCCGTGAGCCCCGCACCCACATGTTCTGGTCTTCGGCGGCCAAGACCGTGCTCGGCATCCAGCAGATGGGTGTGGACAACGTCGGCGTGCTCCTCGACTTCGGACACGCCCTGTTCGGCGGTGAGGCCCCGGCCGAGGCCGCCCAGCTGCTCATCGACCACGGCCTGCTGTGGGGCATGGATGTCAACGACAACTACCGCGGCTGGGACGACGACATGGTCGTCGGCACCGTCCACATCACCGAGATCTTCGAGTTCTTCCACACGCTGAAGAAGAACAACTGGGAGGGCGTGTGGCAGCTGGACCAGTTCCCCTTCCGGGAGGACGTGGTGGACAACGCCCGTACCTCCATCCGCTTCCTCAAGGCCCTGCACCGCGCCCTGGACAACCTCGACGAGGCGGCCCTCGCCGACGCCCAGGCCCGCCAGGATCCGCTCGCCGCGCAGCGGGTCGTGCAGGACGCGCTGTTGACCTGCATGGCCTGA
- a CDS encoding FGGY-family carbohydrate kinase, with the protein MSDAARHAPGGTAGPYVLALDEGTTNAKAFAIAPDGSILSSGSAPVAVSYPRPGWVEQDADAVWAAQCAAIRECLAGVVGTPAGITISNQRESVVAWDGGTGRALAPMLGWQDSRTAEFCDWLRSPEREFAVASTTGLSLDPMFSAPKMRYLLDQVGSGPVRIGTVDAWLVSRLTGQSAYVIEAGNASRTLLLDLAALDWSPAMCELFGVDRAALPDVVASNADFGVTAGLDFLPDGVPIVGVLGDSHAALFGHGCRNTAEGKATYGTGSSVMIPSGTDRSVRTGVSTTLAWLTDAPMYGHEGNIVASGTAMDWTARLLGVNPGRELDELAATVPDSGGVSLVPAFTGLGAPWWDRQAVGVISGLTAGTSRGHVARAALEAVAHQIADVVDALDTSDLQVLHADGGATASRLLMQCQADLLGRDVVVAANAEVSALGAALMGFTRLGWELPAVAQQEGSRYRPAFEDGARAAARSQWRDALARSRAVPA; encoded by the coding sequence ATGAGCGATGCGGCTCGACATGCGCCCGGGGGAACGGCAGGTCCCTACGTCCTCGCCCTCGACGAGGGCACTACCAACGCCAAGGCCTTCGCCATCGCCCCAGACGGCTCAATCCTGTCCTCCGGCTCGGCTCCGGTCGCCGTGTCCTACCCACGCCCCGGCTGGGTGGAGCAGGATGCGGACGCCGTATGGGCCGCCCAGTGCGCCGCCATCCGGGAGTGCCTGGCCGGGGTCGTGGGTACGCCGGCCGGCATCACCATCTCCAACCAGCGTGAGTCCGTGGTCGCCTGGGATGGCGGCACCGGCCGGGCGTTGGCCCCGATGCTCGGTTGGCAGGACTCTCGCACCGCCGAGTTCTGCGACTGGTTGCGTTCCCCGGAGCGTGAATTCGCCGTCGCCTCCACCACCGGCCTGAGCCTGGATCCCATGTTCTCGGCGCCCAAGATGCGCTACCTGCTTGATCAGGTCGGTTCGGGGCCGGTGCGCATCGGCACCGTGGATGCATGGCTGGTAAGCCGCCTGACGGGTCAGTCCGCCTACGTCATTGAGGCCGGCAACGCCTCCCGGACGCTTCTGTTGGACCTCGCCGCGCTCGACTGGTCGCCCGCCATGTGCGAGCTGTTCGGCGTCGATCGTGCCGCGCTGCCCGACGTCGTCGCCTCCAACGCCGATTTCGGCGTCACTGCCGGGCTGGACTTCCTGCCCGACGGCGTGCCGATCGTGGGTGTGCTCGGGGACTCCCATGCCGCCCTGTTCGGCCATGGCTGCCGCAACACCGCCGAGGGCAAGGCCACCTATGGCACGGGCTCATCGGTGATGATTCCCTCCGGTACGGACCGCTCCGTCCGCACCGGGGTGTCCACCACCTTGGCCTGGCTCACCGACGCCCCCATGTACGGGCACGAGGGCAACATCGTCGCCTCCGGCACCGCCATGGACTGGACCGCCCGCCTGCTGGGCGTGAACCCCGGCCGCGAGTTGGATGAGTTGGCCGCCACCGTGCCCGACTCCGGCGGCGTCAGTCTGGTGCCCGCCTTTACCGGACTGGGGGCTCCTTGGTGGGACCGCCAGGCCGTTGGCGTCATCTCCGGGCTCACCGCCGGCACGAGCCGTGGCCACGTCGCACGCGCCGCCCTTGAGGCCGTCGCCCATCAGATCGCCGACGTCGTGGACGCCCTGGACACCTCCGACCTGCAGGTTCTCCACGCCGACGGCGGCGCCACCGCCTCCCGCCTGCTCATGCAGTGCCAGGCGGACCTGCTCGGCCGCGACGTGGTCGTGGCCGCCAATGCGGAGGTCTCCGCCCTGGGTGCCGCCCTCATGGGCTTCACCCGACTGGGTTGGGAGCTGCCGGCGGTCGCGCAGCAGGAGGGCAGTCGCTACCGCCCGGCCTTCGAGGACGGTGCCCGCGCGGCCGCACGCTCACAATGGCGCGACGCGCTGGCTCGCTCCCGGGCCGTGCCCGCCTGA
- a CDS encoding D-ribose ABC transporter substrate-binding protein: MTSTITSISSSMSPIPRRTVLRAGAFGALTISLLPGLAACSAGGDSNYFAVITPSHDNPFFKTEAEAAVAAARKLGYTADAFSHDDDVNKQSELFDSAISRNAAAIIVDNAGADSTEGAVRKAVEAGIPVFLIDREINTSGLAAAQIVANNSQGAALVAEKLADTLQGAGRYYELFGRETDTNAQVRSTAFHSVLDQYPDMELVGTETANWDQQLGYQKVETLLQRDADVQAIICGNDTMAVGAVAAVQQAGKTDDILVIGFDGSPDAVKAIKEGTMLATGMQPAVHISEMAVEQADAFIKNGETGKKEKQLVDCILIDGSNADRYTLFELEEE, from the coding sequence ATGACATCTACCATCACCTCCATCAGCTCATCCATGAGCCCGATCCCTCGCCGCACCGTATTGCGCGCAGGCGCATTCGGAGCGCTCACGATCTCCCTCCTGCCCGGCCTGGCCGCCTGTTCCGCGGGCGGTGACTCCAACTACTTCGCGGTCATCACGCCTTCGCATGACAATCCGTTCTTCAAAACGGAGGCCGAGGCGGCCGTTGCCGCCGCTCGGAAGCTCGGCTACACCGCCGACGCCTTTTCCCACGACGACGACGTAAACAAGCAGTCCGAGCTGTTCGACTCCGCGATCTCCCGGAATGCCGCGGCGATCATCGTGGACAACGCGGGCGCCGACTCCACCGAGGGTGCGGTCCGCAAGGCCGTTGAGGCGGGCATCCCGGTCTTCTTGATCGACCGGGAGATCAATACCTCCGGCCTTGCCGCCGCACAGATCGTGGCCAACAACTCCCAGGGTGCAGCGCTCGTTGCGGAGAAGCTCGCGGACACCCTCCAGGGGGCGGGCCGCTACTACGAGCTCTTCGGGCGGGAGACGGACACCAACGCCCAGGTCAGGTCCACGGCCTTCCATTCCGTGCTCGACCAATATCCGGACATGGAACTGGTCGGTACCGAGACGGCCAACTGGGACCAGCAGCTCGGTTATCAGAAGGTCGAGACGCTGCTCCAGCGCGACGCCGACGTCCAGGCGATCATCTGCGGCAACGACACCATGGCGGTGGGCGCCGTCGCCGCGGTGCAGCAGGCCGGTAAGACCGACGACATCCTGGTGATCGGCTTCGACGGCTCTCCGGATGCTGTCAAGGCGATCAAGGAGGGCACGATGCTCGCCACCGGTATGCAGCCGGCCGTGCACATCTCCGAGATGGCCGTGGAGCAGGCGGACGCTTTCATTAAGAACGGCGAGACCGGGAAGAAGGAGAAGCAGCTCGTGGACTGCATCCTGATCGACGGGTCGAACGCTGATCGCTACACGCTCTTCGAACTTGAAGAGGAGTGA
- a CDS encoding ABC transporter permease, with the protein MTPASTHKSGLRIGNRSIGEFLMAQRAFIALLVLIVIFASLSDSFLTTTNLVTMTKHVAYNALLSLGMLLVILTGGIDLSIGSIVGLSGVIAGVMLKGMHLSVFDINAYPSVLVVVIVALVVGTFVGAINGLLITRFSVAPFIATLGTMYMARGAALLISKGATYPDLAGEEAFGNTGFSFLGVSRPLGLPTSVWLMIIFAIVVALVVARAPFGRWLYAVGGNERAAELSGVPVKRVKMRVYMVSGCMAALAGLIIASELTAAAPAAGETYEMNAIAAVVIGGASLAGGRGDVKGALIGAFVIGFLNDGLVLVGVSSFWQTFLKGLVIVLAVMLDQGQQRLERSRAAAQAAQEVKREAARIQRAEVSPGDASA; encoded by the coding sequence ATGACACCCGCATCCACCCACAAGTCCGGCCTGCGCATAGGCAATCGGAGCATCGGCGAGTTTCTGATGGCGCAGCGCGCCTTCATCGCCCTGCTTGTGCTGATCGTCATCTTCGCCTCGCTGTCCGACTCCTTCCTGACAACCACCAACCTGGTGACCATGACCAAGCACGTGGCCTACAACGCGCTGCTCAGCCTGGGCATGCTGCTGGTCATCCTCACCGGCGGCATCGACCTGTCCATCGGATCGATCGTCGGCCTGTCCGGCGTTATCGCCGGCGTCATGCTCAAGGGCATGCACCTGTCGGTCTTTGACATCAACGCCTACCCGTCGGTGCTGGTGGTCGTCATTGTCGCCTTGGTGGTGGGCACCTTCGTCGGTGCGATCAACGGGCTGCTGATCACAAGATTCAGCGTTGCCCCCTTCATCGCCACCCTGGGCACCATGTATATGGCGCGCGGCGCGGCGCTGCTCATCTCCAAGGGAGCCACCTACCCGGACCTGGCGGGCGAGGAGGCCTTCGGCAACACGGGATTCTCCTTCCTGGGGGTGTCCCGGCCGCTCGGGTTGCCCACCAGTGTCTGGCTGATGATCATCTTCGCGATCGTCGTCGCCCTGGTGGTCGCCCGCGCCCCCTTCGGCCGCTGGCTCTACGCCGTGGGCGGCAATGAGCGTGCCGCCGAGCTCTCCGGTGTGCCCGTCAAGCGCGTCAAGATGCGGGTGTATATGGTCTCCGGCTGCATGGCCGCTCTGGCCGGACTCATCATCGCCTCCGAACTCACCGCTGCCGCACCGGCTGCCGGTGAGACCTATGAGATGAACGCGATCGCCGCCGTCGTCATCGGCGGGGCCTCGCTTGCGGGCGGGCGAGGGGACGTCAAGGGCGCCCTCATCGGCGCCTTCGTCATCGGCTTCCTGAACGACGGCCTGGTCCTCGTGGGCGTGTCCTCGTTCTGGCAGACCTTCCTCAAGGGCCTGGTCATCGTCCTGGCCGTGATGCTCGACCAGGGGCAGCAGCGCCTCGAGCGTTCTCGTGCCGCCGCCCAGGCCGCACAAGAAGTCAAACGGGAGGCCGCCCGCATTCAGCGGGCCGAGGTCAGTCCCGGCGACGCCTCCGCCTGA
- a CDS encoding sugar ABC transporter ATP-binding protein encodes MTVSEKAPVVLAGRDITKAFGATHALRGVDFEIHRGEVVALIGENGAGKSTLMKILSGVQPPTSGTIELDGEPITFTDTTDAVAHGVAIVHQELNLCPNLSVVDNIFLGREIASPTGISRSRQREQAAAALARLEEPIDPNALVGDLRLGQQQLVEIARTLVEGARVLIMDEPTSALSATEVKVLFRIIRELTADGVAIVYISHHMDECLEIADTAVILRDGRHVATAPMADVDLPWIVKTMAGRDQSDLFTAITATPGEPILEIEDLVVPDPANPSRIAVDNLSLTVREGEIVAIYGLMGAGRTELLETLAGRHTAASGRILLDGQDISHAPIGERIDAGLVLSPEDRQADGIVQLMSVGRNMSLAALRILTRNGQVKRKQEDKEINHGIEAVRIKTESPGIGITSLSGGNQQKVVIAKALMTAPRMLLMDEPTRGIDIGAKSDIFSTMAEVAGTKVGVLFATSELSEALGASTRLIVMARGRIVADFDPRTTTRDQVMAATGEQITATDDEAASADNAATSDTKDEDQA; translated from the coding sequence ATGACCGTAAGCGAGAAGGCCCCCGTCGTCCTCGCCGGCCGCGACATCACCAAGGCCTTCGGGGCGACTCACGCCTTGCGCGGCGTCGACTTCGAGATTCACCGGGGTGAGGTAGTGGCCCTCATCGGAGAGAACGGGGCCGGCAAGTCCACCCTGATGAAGATCCTCTCCGGAGTGCAGCCGCCGACCTCCGGCACGATCGAGCTCGACGGCGAGCCCATCACCTTCACCGACACCACCGATGCCGTTGCGCACGGAGTCGCCATCGTCCATCAGGAGCTCAACCTCTGTCCCAATCTTTCGGTGGTTGACAACATCTTCCTCGGCCGTGAGATTGCCTCACCTACAGGCATCTCGCGCTCTCGGCAGCGGGAGCAGGCCGCCGCGGCGCTCGCACGCCTGGAAGAGCCGATCGACCCCAACGCCCTCGTGGGCGACCTGCGGCTGGGGCAGCAGCAGCTCGTCGAGATCGCCCGCACCCTCGTCGAGGGGGCGCGCGTGCTCATCATGGACGAGCCCACATCGGCGCTCTCGGCCACGGAAGTGAAGGTGCTCTTCCGCATCATTCGCGAACTGACCGCGGACGGCGTCGCCATCGTCTACATCTCTCACCACATGGACGAGTGCCTCGAGATCGCGGACACCGCGGTCATCCTGCGCGACGGCCGGCACGTGGCCACGGCGCCCATGGCGGACGTGGACCTGCCCTGGATCGTGAAGACCATGGCGGGACGGGATCAATCCGATCTGTTCACGGCGATCACCGCTACTCCCGGCGAACCGATCCTGGAGATAGAGGACCTGGTGGTACCGGATCCCGCGAACCCGTCGCGCATCGCGGTTGACAACCTCTCGCTCACGGTGCGTGAGGGGGAGATCGTTGCCATTTATGGGCTCATGGGTGCCGGGCGCACCGAACTGTTGGAGACGCTCGCGGGACGGCATACCGCCGCATCCGGCCGGATCCTGCTCGATGGGCAGGACATATCCCATGCTCCAATCGGCGAGCGGATCGACGCCGGACTCGTCCTGTCCCCGGAGGACCGGCAGGCCGACGGCATCGTCCAACTCATGAGCGTAGGCCGCAACATGAGCCTGGCGGCGTTGCGCATCCTCACCCGTAATGGGCAGGTCAAGCGCAAGCAGGAGGACAAGGAGATCAATCACGGCATCGAGGCCGTCCGCATTAAGACCGAGTCCCCAGGCATCGGGATCACCTCCCTTTCCGGGGGCAACCAGCAGAAGGTCGTCATCGCCAAGGCGCTGATGACTGCACCCCGCATGCTGCTCATGGACGAGCCCACCCGCGGAATTGACATCGGCGCCAAGTCGGACATCTTCTCCACCATGGCCGAGGTGGCGGGAACCAAGGTCGGCGTCCTGTTCGCCACCTCCGAACTGTCCGAGGCGCTGGGCGCCTCCACCCGCCTGATCGTCATGGCCCGCGGACGCATAGTGGCCGACTTCGACCCGCGCACCACCACCCGCGACCAGGTCATGGCCGCGACCGGCGAACAGATCACAGCTACCGACGACGAAGCCGCGAGCGCAGACAACGCCGCGACGAGTGACACGAAGGACGAGGACCAAGCATGA
- a CDS encoding DUF2291 family protein: MARTNKTRRGRPWGVIFKVVGAVVILAICFLGTTFMTPKEAEAVLTAGSTDPVAYANEHYDSTIAYVNDNATDLAGLLEDLQEDEEGASEELGHRDGEAAYTFAVTTTGTVEEGGFGQVNLAVDGVPSGVTVSVQTGPAVMGTALRDVTGEVTFDMFENQIDYAQVGLSLNDPLKTGVLAENDLGSMIGQKITVVGAFAYSDPAHVVITPISIEVAS, from the coding sequence GTGGCACGAACTAACAAGACACGACGCGGGCGCCCCTGGGGTGTCATCTTCAAGGTCGTCGGAGCGGTGGTGATACTCGCCATCTGCTTCCTCGGCACCACCTTCATGACCCCGAAGGAGGCGGAAGCCGTGCTCACAGCCGGATCGACGGATCCCGTCGCATACGCCAACGAGCACTACGACTCCACCATTGCGTACGTCAATGACAACGCCACCGACCTGGCGGGGCTGCTCGAAGATCTCCAGGAGGACGAGGAGGGCGCCAGCGAGGAGCTCGGCCACCGTGACGGTGAGGCCGCGTACACCTTCGCTGTGACCACCACCGGCACCGTGGAGGAGGGCGGCTTCGGTCAGGTCAATCTTGCGGTCGACGGCGTTCCCTCCGGCGTCACCGTATCCGTCCAGACGGGGCCCGCCGTGATGGGCACGGCTCTGCGAGACGTCACCGGTGAGGTCACCTTCGACATGTTCGAGAACCAGATCGACTACGCCCAGGTGGGGCTGTCCCTCAACGATCCCCTCAAGACCGGAGTGCTCGCCGAGAACGACCTGGGCTCCATGATCGGCCAGAAGATCACCGTCGTGGGTGCCTTTGCGTACTCAGACCCGGCGCACGTCGTGATCACCCCAATCTCTATTGAGGTGGCGTCATGA
- a CDS encoding PfkB family carbohydrate kinase encodes MSAHVVVIGSINQDVTVTVDRFPEPGETLYSRSLSYRLGGKGANQAAAAAHAGARVRFVGRVGSDAAGPALREELAGHGVDVSGLLVDEGTTGSAFITVSATGENTIVIDAGANGRVTSEQVDAAALQAGDVVVLQGEIPAAANAAAIASARGAGATTILNLAPVYGIAAEDLAAVDILVVNETEAGLVLGRPAPRGAAEALDAAAQLTERGPRRVLITLGGAGAVWYDAAVAGGPQGAHVDAISAGPVVDTTGAGDASVGALAAALTLGLDFERAVAEAMRAGSAAVLSAGAAASYGAIEPIRI; translated from the coding sequence ATGTCCGCGCATGTAGTTGTAATCGGCTCCATCAACCAGGACGTCACGGTCACCGTTGACCGCTTCCCCGAACCGGGGGAGACCCTTTACAGCCGTTCGCTCAGCTATCGGCTCGGCGGTAAGGGCGCCAACCAGGCCGCCGCGGCAGCCCACGCCGGCGCCCGCGTCCGCTTCGTCGGACGCGTCGGCTCTGACGCCGCCGGCCCAGCGCTGCGTGAGGAACTCGCCGGTCATGGTGTCGATGTGAGCGGCCTGCTGGTAGACGAGGGGACCACCGGCTCCGCCTTCATCACCGTGTCCGCCACCGGGGAGAACACGATTGTCATTGACGCGGGTGCAAACGGCCGGGTGACTTCCGAGCAGGTCGACGCCGCAGCTCTGCAAGCAGGAGACGTCGTCGTCCTCCAGGGTGAGATTCCGGCCGCCGCCAATGCGGCCGCCATCGCCTCCGCTCGCGGGGCCGGGGCGACGACGATTCTCAACCTCGCGCCGGTCTACGGCATCGCCGCGGAGGATCTCGCCGCAGTGGACATCCTCGTGGTCAATGAGACCGAGGCCGGTCTGGTTCTCGGCCGTCCCGCCCCGCGTGGCGCAGCGGAGGCGCTTGACGCCGCCGCCCAGCTGACCGAGCGGGGTCCGCGTCGCGTGCTGATTACGCTCGGGGGCGCCGGCGCCGTCTGGTACGACGCCGCGGTTGCCGGTGGTCCACAGGGCGCACACGTTGACGCGATCTCCGCGGGTCCGGTGGTCGACACCACCGGTGCGGGGGATGCCTCCGTCGGAGCGCTGGCGGCTGCCCTGACACTCGGGCTGGACTTTGAACGGGCCGTGGCGGAGGCCATGCGGGCGGGCTCGGCGGCGGTGCTATCCGCAGGCGCGGCTGCCTCCTACGGTGCCATCGAACCCATCAGGATCTGA
- a CDS encoding RbsD/FucU family protein — MMLKGINTLMTPELLGVLARMGHGDVIAVVDSNYPAYATGRPVIPMPSLNSPEAVRLVVELMPLDTFVEAPVRYMIGEGDTELREVTRDVLAVATELEGREISGAAMERFDFYEAARSASAVIHTQETRPYGCYLLTKGVLPSFGPQD; from the coding sequence ATGATGCTCAAAGGAATCAATACCCTGATGACGCCCGAACTGCTGGGCGTGCTGGCCCGTATGGGGCATGGCGACGTCATCGCCGTCGTCGACTCCAACTACCCCGCCTACGCCACTGGCAGGCCGGTCATCCCCATGCCCTCGCTGAACAGTCCCGAGGCCGTGCGGCTGGTGGTCGAACTCATGCCGCTCGACACCTTCGTCGAGGCGCCCGTGCGCTACATGATCGGCGAGGGTGATACCGAGTTGCGCGAGGTGACCCGCGACGTCCTCGCCGTGGCCACGGAACTCGAGGGGCGCGAGATCTCCGGTGCCGCCATGGAACGCTTCGACTTCTACGAGGCCGCTCGTTCCGCCTCCGCGGTCATTCACACCCAGGAGACCCGGCCGTACGGCTGCTACCTGCTCACCAAGGGCGTGCTGCCGAGCTTTGGGCCGCAGGACTGA